One Aphidius gifuensis isolate YNYX2018 linkage group LG5, ASM1490517v1, whole genome shotgun sequence genomic region harbors:
- the LOC122856858 gene encoding clavesin-1-like — protein sequence MGMGSETDYKCGLSSQDQETARTELREDENIREQSIDQLRQWIKKHSSIKRCRTDSIFLLRFLRTKKFSVPLAQEMLERYLTIRQLYPEWFQNLDINDPDIENIIDSGYLVPLLEKDKQGRQVILSCAGRFDPYKFTSAQMARAHSIVVESLMDEEDNQVHGYIHVNDESGLTMGHVSAWSLTDIKNMLRCIQNSTPMRHKQTHFINIPICASKILEFAVSLLNDKLRSRIMVHKNVEELREAVDPKILPKEYGGKIPLADMIAEFKKKVRAKRTELMALDDMYIELSPKDRCAATNDGLCGISGSFRKLEVD from the exons ATGGGCATGGGAAGTGAAACTGATTACAAGTGTGGTTTATCAAGCCAAGATCAAGAAACAGCACGTACTGAATTACGTGAAGATGAAAATATACGTGAACAATCAATTGATCAATTACGTCAATGGattaaaaaacattcatcaataaaaCGTTGTCGTActgattcaatatttttattacgttttttacgtactaaaaaatttagtgTACCACTTGCACAAGAAATGCTAGAACGTTATTTAACAATACGTCAATTATATCCAGAATGGTTTCAAAATTTAGACATAAATGATCcagatattgaaaatattattgacagTGGTTATTTAGTACCATTATtagaaaaagataaacaagGTAGACAAGTTATATTATCATGTGCTGGTAGATTTGATCcttataaatttacatcagCACAAATGGCTAGAGCACATAgtattgttgttgaatcaTTAATGGATGAAGAGGATAATCAAGTACATGGTTATATACATGTTAATGATGAATCTGGTTTAACAATGGGACATGTTAGTGCTTGGTCCTTgactgatattaaaaatatgctTAGATGCATACAAAATAGTACACCAATGAGACATAAACAaacacattttattaatataccaATTTGTGCatcaaaaatacttgaatttgcTGTTTCATTacttaatgataaattacgaTCACGTATTATG gtacataaaaatgttgaagaaCTCAGAGAAGCTGTTGATCCAAAAATATTGCCAAAAGAATATGGGGGAAAAATTCCACTTGCTGATATGATTG ctgaatttaagaaaaaagttAGAGCTAAAAGAACTGAGTTGATGGCATTGGATGACATGTACATTGAATTATCACCGAAGGATCGATGTGCGGCGACAAATGATGGTCTTTGTGGAATTTCTGGTTCATTTCGTAAACTGGAAGTTGATTAA
- the LOC122856743 gene encoding collagen alpha-2(I) chain-like isoform X1 has protein sequence MWKIIAISLVLIGISSGRFTEKTRYDRSKDFDEKLQDLEEKKEDRTTFTDHDTKYIAYKDVEDGTCYLEKIKKDRLKAVLAGTYNGRVLYPSHQSLTELEGWKLAGGRIVDFCHGTAMKILQEFQEIPSDTQDPFYNELPIDENDIFQKRVSDVVLTPLKERAKREILTEKREKINNELLRSRRQASPSGKSRFHGQTQSQYLSNDAEKEGKAEAEATNESSRALVSGTSGMGQAQSMTTGGGGCDDCPGTSGYGLTGVNGANRVIIGPDGVVIPGRDGVTGGRVTGGAIQYPGTSVNYPGAPGSYPGMIGGYPGGSGGFPTGGTTGKVPGSVIGNYPGSSPGVGTTGIYLPGTNTGIGGNRGVGETNGRVPAGYPGAPGTYPTGSGIPGSTGGIPGGTITYPTGVNGGTPGYTGIPGSYPGGVIAPPGSPGNYPGVGGTGGYPGGVPGAIGNFPGQVPGGVSTVGGERGTTTGGPGTVTLGGQGNVSPGYPGSVAYPPGMPGGYPGTAGTSGYPGSSIPGGYPSGIVPPPGVPNGYPGTGSPGGSNIPSYPGTIGTYPTGGSPGSVATPGGYPGAGRYPGTTLTGPGLYTPGSGTQTGIPGGTGRYAEGSTTPGSSGIPTGTGTQGGMPGGPGIYPGGLPNGGMQPGLPGSPGMYPGGSPTTGTSGVSIPGNGGVIPSGNYQPGNAGNYPGGNQPGGWQNGATNVPQNYPGATPGTTGITNGNYHPGTPGTYPGTSIPSGWQGGVPTGPQTYPGGPTGQGFPGSMPGGYPTSGTQGVPGASYPGGAVSPNGQQQYPGVSGTPGTGSNTYPGTGVNTPSYPGGNIPQQQYPGAPGTTGGVYPGQVGVAGLPVTTGNIYPGSGNVGGIPGTTGNIYPGSGNVGGIPGTTGNIYPGSGNVGGIPGTTGNIYPGSGNVGGIPGTSGNIYPGSGNVGGIPGTIGNVYPGSGGVYPNTGIPGQAGIIYPGTTTGGHLGTSDQSGIVDDGSDSSASSSVTQSEKGTEASASADGTFGSGTAQSKVSGIYTGSGSFSAQAGTSDGNKGAQTQVSGGKEGAMSNAQGSGGQGKSQSQVQLNSETGGTSTNAQSSGWNHGTNSQVQASEKGGMADAQANGEGNTSSQAQIGFKPYTGNDNDQDNTKPFRGGGTSSAQSGTYRGQSQSQLEGSFKYGITYTGAAQAGSGSGAQASRKPFNFTNTDKNLFKKFDKQETIKVSTDVITTPATTTAKIITTTTPLPSTSMSDENLRLSSSSRKTVVTKLTSDTIGRRREIIPVVPIDEQKTRDDHVVYESGNEEYEEEEYEEEDYDTPSPKTRSGSDSTRQNQIVNNNDNKHDVKIIPDSIKFKQGDVLEPGESLPGYTIPTGLRGRVAAVSGERAVAQGHGRLQSQTANLGTNLQQRIQTGNNDEKIIRRYPGGSRNSHHHNKPHSGNTRSMDTNPVKQNYVTVTNSIAGKMGEQKPNYEHRYYTKSSTCGYFTFSCNIVHGSNGRTKICKPKLPTNSDGTPIKC, from the exons ATGTGGAAAATAATTGCAATCTCATTGGTTCTAATTGGTATCTCATCTGGACGATTTACc gaAAAAACAAGATATGATCGATCAAAGGATTTCGATGAAAAACTACAagatttagaagaaaaaaaagaagatcgAACAACATTTACTGATCATGAtaca aaatacaTTGCATATAAAGACGTTGAAGATGGTACTTgttatttggaaaaaataaaaaaggatagATTAAAAGCAGTACTTGCTGGAACATACAATGGAAGAGTTTTATATCCATCACATCAATCATTGACAGAACTTGAA ggATGGAAACTTGCTGGTGGTagaattgttgatttttgtcATGGTACAGCAATGAAGATTCTTCAAGAATTTCAAGAAATACCATCAGACACACAAGATCCATTTTACAATGAGCTAccaattgatgaaaatgatatatttcaaaaaagaGTAAGTGATGTTGTTCTTACACCACTAAAAGAACGTGCAAAACGTGAAATATTAACAGAAAaacgtgaaaaaataaataacgaatTATTAAGATCACGTCGTCAAGCATCACCAAGTGGTAAATCAAGATTTCATGGACAAACACAATCACAGTATCTTAGTAATGATGCTGAAAAAGAAGGAAAAGCTGAAGCTGAAGCAACAAATGAATCATCACGTGCTCTTGTCA GTGGTACAAGTGGAATGGGTCAAGCACAGAGTATGACAAcaggtggtggtggttgtgATGATTGTCCAGGTACAAGTGGTTATGGATTGACTGGTGTAAATGGAGCTAATAGAGTTATCATTGGACCAGATGGAGTTGTTATACCAGGTCGAGATGGTGTAACTGGTGGAAGAGTTACAGGAGGAGCAATACAATATCCAGGAACATCTGTAAATTATCCAGGTGCTCCTGGAAGCTATCCAGGAATGATAGGTGGCTATCCAGGTGGTTCTGGTGGCTTCCCAACTGGTGGAACAACAGGAAAAGTACCAGGTAGTGTAATTGGTAATTATCCAGGCAGCTCGCCAGGTGTTGGAACAACAGGAATATATTTACCAGGAACAAATACAGGTATTGGAGGAAATCGTGGAGTTGGAGAAACAAATGGTAGAGTACCAGCTGGATATCCAGGAGCTCCTGGAACTTATCCAACAG gAAGTGGAATTCCAGGATCTACTGGTGGAATACCTGGTGGTACTATCACGTATCCAACTGGTGTCAATGGAGGTACTCCAGGTTACACAGGTATTCCAGGATCATATCCAggag GTGTTATAGCACCTCCAGGAAGTCCAGGAAATTATCCTGGTGTAGGAGGCACTGGTGGTTACCCTGGTGGAGTTCCAGGTGCAATTGGTAATTTTCCTGGTCAAGTGCCTGGTGGTGTTTCGACAGTTGGAGGTGAACGAGGTACCACAACTGGTGGACCAGGAACTGTAACACTTGGTGGACAAGGAAATGTTAGTCCTGGTTATCCAGGATCTGTTGCTTATCCACCAG GAATGCCAGGGGGTTATCCTGGTACTGCTGGAACTAGTGGTTATCCAGGAAGCTCAATTCCTGGAGGTTATCCAtcag GTATTGTACCACCACCAGGTGTTCCAAATGGTTATCCTGGTACAGGTAGTCCTGGAGGATCAAACATTCCAAGCTATCCAGGTACTATTGGCACTTATCCAACAg gaGGCAGTCCTGGCTCAGTAGCAACACCAGGTGGATATCCTGGTGCTGGTAGATATCCAGGAACAACTTTGACTGGTCCTGGTTTATACACACCCG gtAGTGGAACACAAACTGGAATACCAGGAGGTACAGGAAGATATGCTGAAGGTTCAACAACTCCCGGGTCCAGTGGTATTCCAACAG gtacTGGAACTCAAGGTGGAATGCCAGGAGGTCCAGGAATATATCCAGGTGGTTTACCAAATGGTGGAATGCAACCTGGACTTCCAGGTAGTCCAGGAATGTACCCTGGAGGTTCTCCAACTACTGGAACCAGTGGTGTTTCAATTCCTGGTAATGGAGGTGTAATTCCATCGGGAAATTATCAACCAGGTAACGCAGGAAATTATCCAGGAGGAAATCAACCTGGAGGATGGCAAAATGGGGCCACAAATGTACCTCAAAATTATCCTGGAGCAACGCcag gtaCTACTGGGATTACAAATGGTAATTATCATCCAGGAACTCCTGGAACTTATCCAGGTACAAGTATACCTAGTGGATGGCAGGGTGGAGTTCCCACTGGTCCTCAAACATACCCTGGAGGTCCAACAG gCCAAGGCTTTCCTGGTTCAATGCCTGGAGGATATCCAACATCAGGAACTCAAGGTGTACCTGGGGCAAGCTATCCCGGTGGTGCTGTATCTCCAAATGGTCAGCAACAATATCCAGGAGTTTCTGGTACACCTGGTACTGGTAGTAATACATATCCTGGGACTGGAGTAAACACTCCATCATATCCAGGAGGAAATATTCCTCAACAGCAGTATCCTGGAGCTCCTGGAACAACTGGAGGTGTCTATCCCGGACAAGTAGGAGTTGCTGGATTGCCAGTTACAACTGGAAATATTTACCCTGGTTCGGGAAATGTTGGAGGTATTCCAGGCACAACTGGAAATATTTATCCTGGCTCGGGGAATGTTGGAGGTATTCCAGGCACAACTGGAAATATTTATCCTGGCTCGGGAAATGTTGGAGGCATTCCAGGCACTACTGGAAATATTTATCCTGGCTCGGGGAATGTTGGAGGCATACCAGGCACAAGTGGAAATATTTATCCTGGCTCAGGGAATGTTGGAGGCATTCCAGGCACAATTGGAAATGTTTATCCTGGTTCAGGAGGTGTTTATCCAAATACTGGAATACCAGGACAAGCTGGAATAATTTATCCAGGTACTACTACTGGTGGACATTTAGGTACATCAGATCAAAGTGGTATAGTTGATGATGGCTCTGATTCAAGTGCATCAAGTTCAGTAACACAAAGTGAAAAAGGAACAGAAGCAAGTGCATCAGCTGATGGAACATTTGGTAGTGGTACAGCACAATCAAAAGTATCAGGTATATATACTGGTTCTGGTTCATTTTCAGCACAAGCTGGTACAAGTGATGGTAATAAAGGTGCACAAACACAAGTATCAGGTGGTAAAGAGGGTGCAATGAGTAATGCACAAGGTAGTGGTGGACAAGGTAAAAGTCAATCACAAGTACAACTTAATTCTGAAACTGGTGGTACATCAACAAATGCACAAAGTAGTGGATGGAATCATGGTACAAATTCACAAGTACAAGCAAGTGAAAAAGGTGGTATGGCTGATGCACAAGCTAATGGTGAAGGTAATACATCAAGTCAAGCACAAATTGGTTTTAAACCATATACAGGAAATGATAATGATCAAGATAATACAAAACCATTTAGAGGTGGTGGTACATCATCAGCACAAAGTGGTACATACAGAGGACAATCACAATCACAACTTGAAGGATCATTTAAATATGGTATAACATATACTGGTGCTGCACAAGCTGGTTCTGGTTCTGGTGCTCAAGCATCACGTAAaccatttaattttacaaatacagataaaaatttatttaaaaaatttgataaacaagAAACAATTAAAGTTAGTACTGATGTTATTACAAcaccagcaacaacaacagcaaaaataataacaacaacaactccattaccatcaacatcaatgagtgatgaaaatttaagatTAAGTTCAAGTTCAAGAAAAACAGTTGTTACTAAATTAACAAGTGATACAATTGGCAGAAGAAGAGAAATTATTCCAGTTGTACCAATTGATGAACAAAAAACAAGAGATGATCATGTTGTTTATGAAAGTGGAAATGAAGAATATGAAGAGGAAGAATATGAAGAAGAAGATTATGATACACCATCACCAAAAACAAGAAGTGGATCTGATAGTACAAGACAAAATcaaattgtcaataataatgataataaacatgatgttaaaattattcCAGATAGTATAAAATTCAAACAGGGTGATGTACTTGAACCTGGTGAAAGTTTACCAGGTTATACAATACCTACTGGTCTTAGAGGAAGAGTTGCAGCTGTCTCAGGTGAAAGAGCTGTTGCACAGGGACATGGTAGATTACAATCTCAAACAGCTAATTTAGGAACAAATTTACAGCAAAGAATTCAAACTGGAAAtaacgatgaaaaaattattagaagaTATCCTGGTGGTTCAAGAAATtctcatcatcataataaacCACACAGTGGAAATACCAGATCAATGGACACAAATCCAGTTAAACAAAATTACGTTACAGTTACAAATAGCATTGCTGGAAAAATGGGTGAACAAAAACCAAATTATGAACATCGTTATTATACAAAAAGTTCAACATGTGGGTACTTTACATTTTCATGTAATATCGTTCATGGTTCAAATGGTAGAACTAAAATTTGTAAACCAAAATTACCAACAAATTCTGATGGTACACCAATCAAGTGTtga
- the LOC122856743 gene encoding elastin-like isoform X2 produces the protein MGQAQSMTTGGGGCDDCPGTSGYGLTGVNGANRVIIGPDGVVIPGRDGVTGGRVTGGAIQYPGTSVNYPGAPGSYPGMIGGYPGGSGGFPTGGTTGKVPGSVIGNYPGSSPGVGTTGIYLPGTNTGIGGNRGVGETNGRVPAGYPGAPGTYPTGSGIPGSTGGIPGGTITYPTGVNGGTPGYTGIPGSYPGGVIAPPGSPGNYPGVGGTGGYPGGVPGAIGNFPGQVPGGVSTVGGERGTTTGGPGTVTLGGQGNVSPGYPGSVAYPPGMPGGYPGTAGTSGYPGSSIPGGYPSGIVPPPGVPNGYPGTGSPGGSNIPSYPGTIGTYPTGGSPGSVATPGGYPGAGRYPGTTLTGPGLYTPGSGTQTGIPGGTGRYAEGSTTPGSSGIPTGTGTQGGMPGGPGIYPGGLPNGGMQPGLPGSPGMYPGGSPTTGTSGVSIPGNGGVIPSGNYQPGNAGNYPGGNQPGGWQNGATNVPQNYPGATPGTTGITNGNYHPGTPGTYPGTSIPSGWQGGVPTGPQTYPGGPTGQGFPGSMPGGYPTSGTQGVPGASYPGGAVSPNGQQQYPGVSGTPGTGSNTYPGTGVNTPSYPGGNIPQQQYPGAPGTTGGVYPGQVGVAGLPVTTGNIYPGSGNVGGIPGTTGNIYPGSGNVGGIPGTTGNIYPGSGNVGGIPGTTGNIYPGSGNVGGIPGTSGNIYPGSGNVGGIPGTIGNVYPGSGGVYPNTGIPGQAGIIYPGTTTGGHLGTSDQSGIVDDGSDSSASSSVTQSEKGTEASASADGTFGSGTAQSKVSGIYTGSGSFSAQAGTSDGNKGAQTQVSGGKEGAMSNAQGSGGQGKSQSQVQLNSETGGTSTNAQSSGWNHGTNSQVQASEKGGMADAQANGEGNTSSQAQIGFKPYTGNDNDQDNTKPFRGGGTSSAQSGTYRGQSQSQLEGSFKYGITYTGAAQAGSGSGAQASRKPFNFTNTDKNLFKKFDKQETIKVSTDVITTPATTTAKIITTTTPLPSTSMSDENLRLSSSSRKTVVTKLTSDTIGRRREIIPVVPIDEQKTRDDHVVYESGNEEYEEEEYEEEDYDTPSPKTRSGSDSTRQNQIVNNNDNKHDVKIIPDSIKFKQGDVLEPGESLPGYTIPTGLRGRVAAVSGERAVAQGHGRLQSQTANLGTNLQQRIQTGNNDEKIIRRYPGGSRNSHHHNKPHSGNTRSMDTNPVKQNYVTVTNSIAGKMGEQKPNYEHRYYTKSSTCGYFTFSCNIVHGSNGRTKICKPKLPTNSDGTPIKC, from the exons ATGGGTCAAGCACAGAGTATGACAAcaggtggtggtggttgtgATGATTGTCCAGGTACAAGTGGTTATGGATTGACTGGTGTAAATGGAGCTAATAGAGTTATCATTGGACCAGATGGAGTTGTTATACCAGGTCGAGATGGTGTAACTGGTGGAAGAGTTACAGGAGGAGCAATACAATATCCAGGAACATCTGTAAATTATCCAGGTGCTCCTGGAAGCTATCCAGGAATGATAGGTGGCTATCCAGGTGGTTCTGGTGGCTTCCCAACTGGTGGAACAACAGGAAAAGTACCAGGTAGTGTAATTGGTAATTATCCAGGCAGCTCGCCAGGTGTTGGAACAACAGGAATATATTTACCAGGAACAAATACAGGTATTGGAGGAAATCGTGGAGTTGGAGAAACAAATGGTAGAGTACCAGCTGGATATCCAGGAGCTCCTGGAACTTATCCAACAG gAAGTGGAATTCCAGGATCTACTGGTGGAATACCTGGTGGTACTATCACGTATCCAACTGGTGTCAATGGAGGTACTCCAGGTTACACAGGTATTCCAGGATCATATCCAggag GTGTTATAGCACCTCCAGGAAGTCCAGGAAATTATCCTGGTGTAGGAGGCACTGGTGGTTACCCTGGTGGAGTTCCAGGTGCAATTGGTAATTTTCCTGGTCAAGTGCCTGGTGGTGTTTCGACAGTTGGAGGTGAACGAGGTACCACAACTGGTGGACCAGGAACTGTAACACTTGGTGGACAAGGAAATGTTAGTCCTGGTTATCCAGGATCTGTTGCTTATCCACCAG GAATGCCAGGGGGTTATCCTGGTACTGCTGGAACTAGTGGTTATCCAGGAAGCTCAATTCCTGGAGGTTATCCAtcag GTATTGTACCACCACCAGGTGTTCCAAATGGTTATCCTGGTACAGGTAGTCCTGGAGGATCAAACATTCCAAGCTATCCAGGTACTATTGGCACTTATCCAACAg gaGGCAGTCCTGGCTCAGTAGCAACACCAGGTGGATATCCTGGTGCTGGTAGATATCCAGGAACAACTTTGACTGGTCCTGGTTTATACACACCCG gtAGTGGAACACAAACTGGAATACCAGGAGGTACAGGAAGATATGCTGAAGGTTCAACAACTCCCGGGTCCAGTGGTATTCCAACAG gtacTGGAACTCAAGGTGGAATGCCAGGAGGTCCAGGAATATATCCAGGTGGTTTACCAAATGGTGGAATGCAACCTGGACTTCCAGGTAGTCCAGGAATGTACCCTGGAGGTTCTCCAACTACTGGAACCAGTGGTGTTTCAATTCCTGGTAATGGAGGTGTAATTCCATCGGGAAATTATCAACCAGGTAACGCAGGAAATTATCCAGGAGGAAATCAACCTGGAGGATGGCAAAATGGGGCCACAAATGTACCTCAAAATTATCCTGGAGCAACGCcag gtaCTACTGGGATTACAAATGGTAATTATCATCCAGGAACTCCTGGAACTTATCCAGGTACAAGTATACCTAGTGGATGGCAGGGTGGAGTTCCCACTGGTCCTCAAACATACCCTGGAGGTCCAACAG gCCAAGGCTTTCCTGGTTCAATGCCTGGAGGATATCCAACATCAGGAACTCAAGGTGTACCTGGGGCAAGCTATCCCGGTGGTGCTGTATCTCCAAATGGTCAGCAACAATATCCAGGAGTTTCTGGTACACCTGGTACTGGTAGTAATACATATCCTGGGACTGGAGTAAACACTCCATCATATCCAGGAGGAAATATTCCTCAACAGCAGTATCCTGGAGCTCCTGGAACAACTGGAGGTGTCTATCCCGGACAAGTAGGAGTTGCTGGATTGCCAGTTACAACTGGAAATATTTACCCTGGTTCGGGAAATGTTGGAGGTATTCCAGGCACAACTGGAAATATTTATCCTGGCTCGGGGAATGTTGGAGGTATTCCAGGCACAACTGGAAATATTTATCCTGGCTCGGGAAATGTTGGAGGCATTCCAGGCACTACTGGAAATATTTATCCTGGCTCGGGGAATGTTGGAGGCATACCAGGCACAAGTGGAAATATTTATCCTGGCTCAGGGAATGTTGGAGGCATTCCAGGCACAATTGGAAATGTTTATCCTGGTTCAGGAGGTGTTTATCCAAATACTGGAATACCAGGACAAGCTGGAATAATTTATCCAGGTACTACTACTGGTGGACATTTAGGTACATCAGATCAAAGTGGTATAGTTGATGATGGCTCTGATTCAAGTGCATCAAGTTCAGTAACACAAAGTGAAAAAGGAACAGAAGCAAGTGCATCAGCTGATGGAACATTTGGTAGTGGTACAGCACAATCAAAAGTATCAGGTATATATACTGGTTCTGGTTCATTTTCAGCACAAGCTGGTACAAGTGATGGTAATAAAGGTGCACAAACACAAGTATCAGGTGGTAAAGAGGGTGCAATGAGTAATGCACAAGGTAGTGGTGGACAAGGTAAAAGTCAATCACAAGTACAACTTAATTCTGAAACTGGTGGTACATCAACAAATGCACAAAGTAGTGGATGGAATCATGGTACAAATTCACAAGTACAAGCAAGTGAAAAAGGTGGTATGGCTGATGCACAAGCTAATGGTGAAGGTAATACATCAAGTCAAGCACAAATTGGTTTTAAACCATATACAGGAAATGATAATGATCAAGATAATACAAAACCATTTAGAGGTGGTGGTACATCATCAGCACAAAGTGGTACATACAGAGGACAATCACAATCACAACTTGAAGGATCATTTAAATATGGTATAACATATACTGGTGCTGCACAAGCTGGTTCTGGTTCTGGTGCTCAAGCATCACGTAAaccatttaattttacaaatacagataaaaatttatttaaaaaatttgataaacaagAAACAATTAAAGTTAGTACTGATGTTATTACAAcaccagcaacaacaacagcaaaaataataacaacaacaactccattaccatcaacatcaatgagtgatgaaaatttaagatTAAGTTCAAGTTCAAGAAAAACAGTTGTTACTAAATTAACAAGTGATACAATTGGCAGAAGAAGAGAAATTATTCCAGTTGTACCAATTGATGAACAAAAAACAAGAGATGATCATGTTGTTTATGAAAGTGGAAATGAAGAATATGAAGAGGAAGAATATGAAGAAGAAGATTATGATACACCATCACCAAAAACAAGAAGTGGATCTGATAGTACAAGACAAAATcaaattgtcaataataatgataataaacatgatgttaaaattattcCAGATAGTATAAAATTCAAACAGGGTGATGTACTTGAACCTGGTGAAAGTTTACCAGGTTATACAATACCTACTGGTCTTAGAGGAAGAGTTGCAGCTGTCTCAGGTGAAAGAGCTGTTGCACAGGGACATGGTAGATTACAATCTCAAACAGCTAATTTAGGAACAAATTTACAGCAAAGAATTCAAACTGGAAAtaacgatgaaaaaattattagaagaTATCCTGGTGGTTCAAGAAATtctcatcatcataataaacCACACAGTGGAAATACCAGATCAATGGACACAAATCCAGTTAAACAAAATTACGTTACAGTTACAAATAGCATTGCTGGAAAAATGGGTGAACAAAAACCAAATTATGAACATCGTTATTATACAAAAAGTTCAACATGTGGGTACTTTACATTTTCATGTAATATCGTTCATGGTTCAAATGGTAGAACTAAAATTTGTAAACCAAAATTACCAACAAATTCTGATGGTACACCAATCAAGTGTtga